One Conger conger chromosome 18, fConCon1.1, whole genome shotgun sequence DNA window includes the following coding sequences:
- the LOC133118210 gene encoding hyaluronan-binding protein 2-like: MDSKLLFLLLFSALVVPAQLGKHGHGHGDKHDHGDKHGHGHGHEHEHPRGKNPKAGKWFDWFLSPEPEYDYEATDTPSEEDDSDWLFDLQELPEDECNPNPCLHNGVCEVKKGKFKCDCPRPFKGKRCQKAHKVCRRNRCGHGQCVLTSSHPYYQCKCKDPYQPPDCKKVLLCNPGPCKNGGSCIADGDKFECACPDTFTGKFCQVGPEDCREGNGESYRGQVSETEDGDECLFWNSHFILDQGTDPFTMFEDEDGLGPHNHCRNPDGDVKPWCFIRRKRKLKWDYCNVKECSASTAIPTVPEERGTTASPEEATTASGSAEEVTATGPAEAVTSPPPVHVTTASGSGEHVTPTVVDETGTDEPKTPAPTAKPTEGPVAENQTEFATCGKPQPSRFAQRVYGGMKSIPGAHPWQASVQIRPKGSTWSYQHTCGGVLIKPCWVLTAGHCISSSNSMRVVLGGVDLVKVEPSEQVVEVERVILHENYREAPWAVYNDIALLKLKGPAGHCANETKVVKTACLPPSALPDGTQCTISGWGSTETSDFGSSKLLDAKVLLIAQSRCKSPEVYGDVLDDSMLCAGYLKGGVDSCQGDSGGPLVCEKDEVHYVHGLVSWGDSCGKKNKPGVYTRVTKFTDWIDSHINAA, encoded by the exons ATGGACTCCAAACTGCTGTTCCTCTTGCTCTTCTCTGCCCTGGTCGTACCTGCTCAG CTGGGCAAGCACGGGCACGGGCACGGCGACAAGCACGATCACGGCGACAAGCACGgtcacggacacggacacgagCACGAGCACCCGCGTGGGAAAAATCCCAAAGCtggaaaatggtttgattggTTTCTCAGCCCAGAAC CCGAATATGATTATGAGGCTACAGATACCCCGAGCGAGGAAGATGACTCAGACTGGCTGTTTGATCTACAAG AACTCCCCGAAGACGAGTGCAATCCAAACCCGTGCCTCCACAACGGGGTGTGCGAGGTGAAGAAGGGGAAGTTTAAATGCGACTGTCCCAGACCCTTCAAGGGAAAGAGGTGCCAGAAAG CACATAAGGTCTGTAGGAGAAACAGATGTGGTcatggtcagtgtgtgctgACCTCATCACATCCGTACTACCAGTGCAAGTGCAAGGATCCATATCAGCCTCCGGACTGCAAAAAAG TGTTGCTGTGCAACCCCGGCCCCTGTAAAAACGGGGGATCCTGCATCGCGGATGGGGACAAATTTGAGTGTGCATGTCCGGACACCTTCACGGGGAAGTTCTGTCAAGTCG GGCCGGAGGACTGCCGCGAGGGGAACGGGGAGTCCTACCGAGGACAGGTGAGCGAGACGGAGGATGGTGACGAATGCCTGTTCTGGAACTCCCACTTCATCCTTGACCAGGGCACGGACCCGTTCACCATGTTCGAAGACGAGGACGGGCTCGGACCCCACAACCACTGCAG AAATCCTGATGGGGATGTCAAGCCCTGGTGTTTCATAAGACGAAAGAGGAAACTGAAATGGGACTACTGCAACGTGAAGGAGTGTAGTGCATCCACAG CCATCCCAACCGTGCCTGAAGAGAGAGGGACCACAGCCAGCCCCGAAGAGGCAACGACTGCTTCCGGGTCGGCAGAGGAAGTGACCGCGACAGGACCTGCGGAGGCAGTGACCTCACCACCACCCGTACACGTAACGACCGCTTCCGGGTCGGGAGAGCACGTGACCCCGACCGTAGTCGATGAAACGGGAACAGATGAGCCCAAAACCCCAGCCCCAACGGCAAAGCCCACCGAAGGCCCGGTGGCGGAGAACCAGACTGAATTTGCCACCTGTGGGAAGCCCCAGCCCAGCAGGTTCGCGCAACGGGTGTACGGTGGGATGAAGTCCATCCCTGGGGCCCACCCCTGGCAGGCGTCCGTGCAGATCCGGCCCAAAGGATCCACGTGGAGCTACCAGCACACCTGCGGGGGGGTACTCATCAAGCCCTGCTGGGTGCTGACCGCTGGCCACTGCAT AAGCTCGAGTAACTCGATGAGAGTCGTCCTGGGTGGAGTGGACCTGGTCAAGGTTGAGCCTTCAGagcaggtggtggaggtggagcgGGTGATTCTGCACGAAAACTACCGGGAGGCTCCCTGGGCAGTCTACAATGACATTG CTCTGCTGAAGCTGAAAGGTCCTGCTGGTCACTGTGCCAATGAAACAAAGGTTGTGAAGACCGCCTGCCTGCCCCCATCCGCACTGCCGGACGGGACCCAATGCACCATATCGGGATGGGGATCCACCGAAACAT CTGACTTCGGCTCCAGCAAGCTGCTGGACGCCAAGGTGCTGCTCATCGCCCAGAGCCGCTGCAAGTCCCCCGAGGTGTACGGAGACGTGCTGGACGACAGCATGCTGTGCGCAGGCTACCTGAAGGGCGGAGTGGACTCCTGCCAG GGTGACTCCGGGGGACCCCTGGTGTGCGAGAAAGACGAGGTTCACTACGTCCACGGCCTGGTGAGCTGGGGGGACAGTTGCGGCAAGAAGAACAAGCCCGGAGTCTACACCCGCGTCACGAAGTTCACCGACTGGATCGACTCCCACATCAACGCGGCCTAA